In Pseudorasbora parva isolate DD20220531a chromosome 9, ASM2467924v1, whole genome shotgun sequence, the following proteins share a genomic window:
- the uqcr11 gene encoding cytochrome b-c1 complex subunit 10 has translation MLGKIIGQKYASIAKTWVPTLAVWGGVGGVALVHFTDWRVILDYVPYINGKFRKDE, from the exons ATGTTGGGCAAAATAATCGGACAGAAATACGCGTCTATCGCGAAAACATG GGTCCCCACGCTGGCGGTCTGGGGTGGAGTCGGCGGCGTGGCTCTCGTTCACTTCACAGACTGGCGGGTGATCCTGGACTACGTGCCTTACATCAACGGGAAGTTCAGGAAAGATGAATAG